One window from the genome of Chroococcidiopsis sp. TS-821 encodes:
- the modB gene encoding molybdate ABC transporter permease subunit gives MIWQPFMLSLQVTIVASVLILVFGLSLGIWLARKQFPGQIFVSTLLNLPLVLPPSVVGYFLLLALGRGSPIREWFGIDLLFTWQAGAIASAVVAFPLMVESTRAAIANVDPELEAAARTLGSTELEVLWRVAIPVAYRGILAGFGLSVARGLGEFGATLMVAGSIPGRTQTLPLAIYDAVQMQRYELANIMVLIMSAIAFAVLWWVRYLESQQPQSQRKQYKKQQAFNATHRRYPKATF, from the coding sequence ATGATCTGGCAGCCGTTTATGTTGTCTTTGCAAGTGACAATTGTTGCCAGTGTTTTAATTCTGGTATTTGGTTTAAGCTTAGGAATTTGGCTTGCTAGAAAACAATTTCCAGGGCAGATTTTTGTTTCCACACTGCTGAATTTGCCGTTAGTGTTGCCACCGAGTGTCGTAGGTTATTTCTTATTGTTGGCGTTGGGAAGAGGTAGCCCAATCAGAGAATGGTTTGGTATTGATTTATTATTTACCTGGCAAGCTGGAGCGATCGCCTCTGCGGTTGTGGCATTTCCTCTGATGGTTGAATCAACTAGAGCCGCGATCGCCAACGTCGATCCTGAATTAGAAGCCGCAGCGCGTACGCTTGGTTCCACAGAACTAGAAGTCCTTTGGCGGGTGGCAATTCCTGTAGCTTACCGAGGCATTTTAGCTGGTTTTGGGTTGAGTGTGGCAAGAGGACTTGGAGAATTCGGAGCCACCTTGATGGTTGCAGGTAGCATCCCTGGAAGAACGCAAACTTTACCCTTAGCGATCTACGACGCAGTACAAATGCAACGGTATGAATTAGCAAACATCATGGTACTCATCATGAGTGCGATCGCCTTTGCTGTGCTGTGGTGGGTGCGATATCTAGAATCACAACAACCCCAGAGTCAAAGAAAACAGTACAAGAAACAGCAAGCATTCAATGCAACTCATCGTCGATATCCAAAAGCAACTTTCTAG
- a CDS encoding substrate-binding domain-containing protein — MKQHDLYNNLKQVRLRLGLSQQDLADIAGVSRQTIGGVESGQYAPSTTIALRLAKALGCQVEDLFWLEQDTPEIEAIPTQHTPTGKTLRLSLARVGGRWIAYPLLGNDAFRMEMIPADGEGYDSSSSIQVKLLDDPEKLHQTVVLAGCTPALSLWARAAERWHPELRVHWTSDNSMTALHRLCRGEVHIAGMHLYDPVTQEHNVPFVQAVLQNNTAVLINLGSWEEGLMIQPGNPLNLKSVEDLTLPGVTIINREEGSGSRQLLERSLQQAGIEFDSVKGFEQIVGGHLEVAQAIATGKAAAGVSTASVAAAFGLEFLPLHRSRYDLVILKPYLDEAPVQQLLSTLGHRRVLSQLEALGGYDTSQTGEVIATVEPTLSNTSSKRVKH, encoded by the coding sequence GTGAAGCAACACGATCTTTACAACAACCTTAAGCAAGTGCGGCTGCGATTGGGTTTGAGCCAGCAAGACTTAGCTGATATTGCCGGAGTTTCTCGACAAACTATTGGAGGTGTGGAATCAGGACAATATGCCCCGTCAACTACCATAGCACTTCGTTTAGCAAAGGCATTAGGATGTCAAGTTGAAGATTTGTTCTGGTTGGAACAAGACACTCCTGAAATTGAAGCAATTCCCACACAGCATACTCCTACCGGCAAAACACTACGCTTGAGCCTAGCGCGAGTTGGCGGACGCTGGATAGCTTATCCGCTGTTGGGCAATGATGCTTTCCGCATGGAAATGATTCCTGCTGATGGAGAAGGATATGATTCATCTTCATCGATACAAGTTAAGTTACTTGACGATCCAGAAAAACTTCATCAAACCGTTGTTTTAGCAGGTTGTACGCCAGCCCTCTCGCTATGGGCACGGGCAGCAGAACGCTGGCATCCTGAATTACGAGTTCATTGGACATCTGACAACAGTATGACAGCCTTGCATCGGCTCTGTCGCGGGGAAGTTCACATTGCTGGTATGCATTTATACGATCCTGTGACTCAGGAACACAATGTTCCTTTCGTGCAGGCTGTTTTGCAAAATAACACAGCAGTCTTAATTAATTTGGGAAGTTGGGAAGAGGGATTAATGATTCAGCCAGGAAATCCCCTCAATCTCAAATCTGTAGAGGATTTAACGTTGCCTGGCGTTACGATTATCAACCGAGAAGAGGGATCGGGTAGCCGCCAGTTGTTAGAGCGATCGCTTCAGCAAGCAGGTATTGAATTTGATTCTGTCAAGGGTTTTGAGCAAATTGTCGGCGGACACTTGGAAGTCGCGCAGGCGATCGCCACAGGTAAAGCAGCTGCGGGAGTCAGCACTGCATCAGTCGCTGCTGCCTTTGGTTTAGAATTTCTACCACTGCATCGTTCCCGATACGATCTAGTTATTCTTAAACCTTACCTAGATGAAGCCCCCGTACAACAACTACTGAGTACCTTAGGGCATCGGCGAGTTCTCTCACAACTAGAAGCCTTAGGTGGATATGACACCAGCCAAACGGGAGAGGTAATCGCAACAGTTGAGCCAACCTTGTCAAACACTAGCTCAAAACGAGTAAAACACTAG
- a CDS encoding sulfate/molybdate ABC transporter ATP-binding protein translates to MQLIVDIQKQLSSYSLEVAFKVEQETLGILGSSGSGKSMTLRCIAGIETPDRGVIVLNDRVLYDSRKGINLPSRDRNVGFLFQNYALFPHLTIAQNIAYGLKGLPKSVQARRVATQLEQVKLTGFEHRYPHQLSGGQQQRVALARALATNPEILLLDEPFSALDTHLRSELEKQLIKTLSSYQGLTLFVSHNLEEAYRICQKLIVLSAGKIVADGNKQTIFEHPNTLTVARLTGCKNISRIRQIDSQQIQALDWNCTLQSPEPVSSLHTHVGIRAHQITFPNQYQENTFPCWLVWTSETPHRLTVYLKLQEPPIDTDDYHLQAEVFKDKWESIKNRPAPWFVCLDSRRLFLLID, encoded by the coding sequence ATGCAACTCATCGTCGATATCCAAAAGCAACTTTCTAGTTATTCTCTAGAAGTCGCTTTTAAAGTTGAGCAAGAAACGTTAGGAATTTTGGGGAGTTCAGGTTCAGGCAAAAGTATGACTCTGCGTTGTATTGCCGGAATCGAAACGCCTGATAGGGGAGTCATTGTACTTAACGACCGAGTTTTGTATGACTCTCGTAAAGGAATTAATTTGCCAAGTCGCGATCGCAACGTCGGTTTCCTTTTCCAAAACTATGCTCTATTTCCTCATCTTACTATTGCCCAAAACATCGCCTACGGTCTAAAAGGCTTACCTAAGAGTGTGCAAGCCAGACGCGTTGCCACTCAATTAGAACAAGTCAAACTAACAGGGTTTGAGCATCGCTATCCTCATCAGTTATCAGGTGGACAACAACAGCGAGTAGCGCTAGCTAGAGCATTAGCGACTAATCCAGAGATTTTACTATTAGATGAGCCATTTTCTGCCCTTGATACTCATTTACGCAGCGAACTAGAAAAGCAACTTATTAAAACCTTATCTAGCTACCAAGGATTAACTTTATTTGTGAGTCACAACTTAGAGGAAGCTTACCGAATTTGTCAAAAATTGATTGTTCTCTCGGCTGGCAAGATTGTTGCAGATGGAAATAAACAAACCATTTTTGAACATCCCAACACGTTGACTGTCGCACGACTCACCGGCTGTAAAAATATTTCCCGCATTCGACAGATAGACTCTCAGCAAATTCAAGCACTAGATTGGAACTGCACTCTGCAATCTCCTGAACCTGTGTCTTCACTGCATACCCATGTAGGTATTCGTGCCCATCAAATTACCTTTCCCAATCAATATCAGGAAAATACGTTTCCCTGTTGGTTAGTTTGGACGAGTGAAACGCCTCATCGCCTGACTGTGTATTTGAAGTTGCAAGAACCACCTATTGACACAGATGATTATCATCTTCAGGCAGAAGTCTTTAAGGACAAATGGGAAAGCATAAAAAACCGTCCTGCACCGTGGTTTGTTTGCCTAGATTCACGTCGTTTGTTTTTACTCATCGATTAA
- the trpS gene encoding tryptophan--tRNA ligase: MAKQRVLSGVQPTGNLHLGNYLGAIRNWVEGQSEYENFFCVVDLHAITVPHNPATLAADTYTIAALYLACGIDLEYSNIFVQSHICAHSELTWLLNCITPLNWLQDMIQFKEKAIKQGENVNTGLLDYPVLMAADILLYQADKVPVGEDQKQHLELTRDIAARFNYQFARENPVLKLPEPLIRKEGARVMSLTDGTRKMSKSDPSDASRINLLDTPEQIQQKIKRCKTDPIRGLTFDDPERPECHNLLTLYMLLSGKSKAEVAAECQDMGWGQFKPLLAETAIAHLKPIQDKYHEIMNDKGYLESVLRSGREKAEAIAISTLNKVKSSLGYSMPV, from the coding sequence ATGGCTAAACAGCGGGTATTATCTGGAGTTCAACCAACTGGTAATTTACACTTAGGTAATTATCTAGGTGCAATTCGCAATTGGGTAGAAGGGCAAAGCGAATACGAAAATTTCTTTTGTGTAGTGGATCTACACGCTATTACAGTACCGCATAACCCAGCAACCTTAGCAGCAGATACGTATACGATCGCTGCACTGTATCTTGCCTGTGGCATTGACTTAGAATACTCAAATATCTTTGTCCAATCCCACATTTGCGCCCATAGTGAGTTGACATGGTTACTTAATTGCATTACGCCCTTGAACTGGCTGCAAGATATGATCCAGTTTAAGGAAAAGGCAATCAAGCAAGGCGAAAACGTCAATACGGGCTTACTCGATTATCCTGTATTAATGGCAGCAGATATTTTGCTGTATCAAGCAGATAAAGTTCCTGTGGGTGAAGATCAAAAACAACACTTAGAACTAACTCGTGACATTGCAGCACGATTTAACTACCAGTTTGCTAGAGAAAATCCAGTACTTAAACTCCCAGAGCCGCTGATTCGCAAAGAAGGAGCGCGAGTTATGAGTCTTACAGATGGTACGCGCAAAATGTCGAAATCCGATCCTTCTGATGCGAGTCGAATTAATTTACTCGATACTCCAGAACAAATTCAACAAAAAATCAAACGCTGTAAAACTGATCCAATCCGAGGATTAACATTTGATGACCCAGAGCGTCCAGAATGTCATAATTTGTTGACACTATATATGCTGCTTTCGGGTAAGTCTAAAGCCGAAGTTGCTGCGGAGTGTCAAGATATGGGCTGGGGACAATTTAAGCCACTACTCGCAGAAACAGCGATCGCCCACCTTAAACCCATTCAAGACAAATATCATGAAATCATGAACGATAAAGGCTATCTAGAGTCAGTTTTACGTTCAGGACGAGAAAAAGCAGAAGCGATCGCGATTTCAACACTGAACAAAGTGAAATCTTCTTTGGGCTATTCTATGCCAGTGTAA
- the modA gene encoding molybdate ABC transporter substrate-binding protein: MKKYLRFLVLALISCLAACQVSTVNTSPVADEPITLTVSAAADLNYVFTEIGKLWEQETGNQVTFNMGSTGQLAQQIERGAPVDLFAAANKQFIEDLDQKGLIISETKALYGVGRITLWQREDSPFNVQDIKDLTQPQIQRVAIANPDRAPYGVAAREALQSAGIWEELQPKLVFGENIRQTQQYAETGNVDVAIAALSISVNKPGKWTLIPDDLHQPLEQMLAVPKSARHPELAKQFAAFINGEQGRPLMREYGFILPGEEPVS, encoded by the coding sequence ATGAAAAAGTACTTGCGGTTTTTAGTTCTTGCTCTGATCAGTTGCTTAGCAGCGTGCCAAGTTTCGACTGTCAATACATCACCAGTAGCTGATGAGCCAATCACCTTGACTGTCTCCGCAGCCGCAGACTTAAACTACGTATTTACAGAGATTGGTAAGCTTTGGGAACAAGAAACCGGAAATCAAGTAACGTTTAACATGGGATCGACAGGACAACTTGCCCAGCAGATTGAGCGAGGAGCACCTGTAGATTTGTTTGCAGCAGCTAATAAGCAATTTATTGAAGATTTAGACCAAAAAGGGTTAATAATTTCAGAAACAAAGGCATTGTATGGAGTAGGGCGGATTACACTCTGGCAGCGAGAAGATAGCCCCTTCAATGTTCAAGATATTAAAGACTTGACTCAACCACAGATTCAGCGAGTTGCGATCGCCAATCCCGATCGCGCACCTTATGGTGTCGCCGCGCGGGAAGCTTTGCAATCAGCAGGCATTTGGGAAGAACTGCAACCGAAACTTGTCTTTGGCGAAAACATCCGGCAAACACAGCAATACGCAGAAACAGGAAATGTAGATGTTGCGATCGCCGCGCTTTCTATCAGCGTGAATAAACCAGGCAAGTGGACTTTAATTCCTGATGATTTACATCAACCTCTCGAACAAATGCTGGCAGTTCCCAAAAGTGCCCGTCATCCAGAGCTAGCCAAGCAATTCGCTGCTTTTATTAATGGCGAACAGGGAAGACCTTTAATGCGCGAATATGGCTTCATTTTACCAGGGGAGGAACCAGTGTCATGA
- a CDS encoding SDR family NAD(P)-dependent oxidoreductase yields the protein MRLANKVCTITGVGSGIGRATAVQFARNGATVVAIDHNTAELEKTCHLIEQAGGICQAIAADVSCEAEVEKAIAQAVETFGRLDVLHNNAGISILKLATEMTEEEFDRLLGVNLKGVFFGCKHAIPQMLRQGGGTIVNTASELALVAQPFYAAYCATKGGVIHKSRVELT from the coding sequence GTGAGGCTGGCAAACAAAGTTTGTACGATCACTGGGGTAGGATCTGGAATTGGACGAGCAACCGCTGTACAGTTTGCCCGCAACGGCGCGACAGTTGTTGCCATCGACCACAATACCGCAGAACTTGAAAAAACTTGTCATCTGATTGAACAAGCAGGCGGTATCTGTCAGGCGATCGCTGCTGATGTCAGTTGCGAAGCTGAAGTAGAAAAGGCGATCGCGCAAGCTGTTGAAACTTTTGGCAGACTCGATGTCTTGCACAACAATGCTGGAATTTCAATTCTCAAACTCGCTACTGAAATGACTGAGGAAGAATTCGACCGATTGCTGGGCGTGAATCTCAAAGGCGTCTTCTTCGGTTGCAAGCACGCTATCCCGCAGATGTTGCGGCAAGGCGGCGGCACGATCGTCAATACGGCTTCAGAGTTGGCGCTAGTAGCTCAACCATTCTACGCTGCTTACTGTGCTACAAAAGGTGGCGTCATACACAAGTCCCGCGTTGAGCTAACATGA
- a CDS encoding B12-binding domain-containing radical SAM protein: protein MKALLLWPVMPNSFWSYQETLNLAGLRSTNPPLGLITIAAMLPTEWEIRFVDRNVRFETEDDWAWCDLVVISAMIIQKQDFRELIQKGVALGKKVAVGGPYPTSVPEFALEAGAHYLILDEGECTIPMFLKALARGETRGIFRSPEKPDVTQTPIARYDLLDLNAYLAITVQFSRGCPFQCEFCDIINLYGRKPRTKTPEQMLQEFQVLYDLGWRRYVFVVDDNFIGNKRNAKVFLRALIPWMEAHHYPFILLTEASLNLAEDDELIELMVKAGFTIVFMGIETPDTDSLVGIHKLQNTRQDLIESCHKITRAGLQIMSGFIMGFDNERPGAGKRIQAFIEETGIPQCQFSLLQALQNTAMWNRLQKEGRLVDGLGTIHQGAIMNFVPTRPVEELTEEYIDAFWHIYEPMPYMKRTFRHFQMMNGWRGKTKRPITMTELRLFAAICWRQGLLRSTRFRFWWQLGAIALTKPRLVYDYLIALGAGEHFFHYRYQVREQLQAQLATIKQAKQRELVSAT from the coding sequence ATGAAAGCATTACTGCTATGGCCTGTTATGCCTAATTCTTTCTGGTCGTACCAGGAGACACTGAATTTAGCAGGTTTACGTTCAACTAATCCTCCGCTTGGTCTCATTACGATCGCCGCAATGTTGCCAACCGAGTGGGAAATTCGTTTTGTAGACCGCAATGTTCGTTTTGAAACTGAGGATGATTGGGCTTGGTGCGACTTGGTCGTCATATCAGCAATGATTATCCAAAAACAAGACTTTCGCGAACTTATCCAAAAAGGTGTAGCACTCGGTAAAAAAGTTGCTGTAGGTGGACCATACCCGACATCCGTACCAGAGTTTGCTTTAGAGGCAGGAGCGCATTATCTGATTTTAGATGAAGGTGAATGCACGATTCCCATGTTTCTAAAAGCTTTGGCACGCGGCGAAACACGCGGGATATTTCGTTCGCCAGAAAAACCGGATGTGACGCAAACACCAATTGCGCGGTATGACTTACTGGATTTGAATGCCTACTTAGCAATTACAGTTCAGTTTTCTCGTGGTTGTCCTTTTCAGTGCGAATTTTGCGACATTATTAACTTGTATGGACGCAAGCCCCGTACAAAAACTCCAGAACAAATGTTGCAAGAATTTCAAGTTCTTTACGACTTGGGTTGGCGGCGATATGTTTTTGTTGTCGATGATAATTTTATTGGCAACAAACGGAATGCCAAAGTATTTTTAAGGGCATTGATTCCGTGGATGGAAGCACATCATTATCCCTTTATTTTGTTAACCGAAGCCTCACTAAATTTAGCTGAAGATGATGAATTAATTGAACTCATGGTGAAAGCTGGTTTTACGATTGTCTTTATGGGAATAGAAACCCCAGATACAGATAGTTTAGTCGGCATTCACAAATTACAAAATACTCGCCAGGACTTAATTGAATCTTGTCATAAAATTACTCGTGCCGGATTGCAAATTATGTCTGGCTTTATTATGGGGTTTGATAATGAACGTCCTGGTGCAGGCAAGCGAATTCAAGCATTTATTGAAGAGACAGGAATTCCGCAGTGTCAATTTAGTTTATTGCAAGCATTGCAAAACACAGCAATGTGGAATCGCCTGCAAAAAGAAGGACGATTAGTGGATGGGTTAGGGACAATTCATCAAGGCGCAATTATGAATTTTGTGCCAACTCGTCCGGTGGAAGAACTGACGGAGGAGTATATTGATGCATTCTGGCATATTTATGAACCAATGCCATACATGAAACGTACATTTCGTCACTTTCAAATGATGAATGGCTGGCGAGGGAAGACAAAACGCCCAATAACGATGACTGAATTGCGGTTATTTGCTGCGATTTGTTGGCGACAGGGTTTATTACGTTCAACGCGATTTCGTTTTTGGTGGCAATTAGGCGCGATCGCACTGACAAAACCGCGACTGGTATACGACTACCTCATTGCCTTAGGCGCTGGCGAACACTTCTTCCACTACCGCTATCAAGTTCGAGAACAATTGCAAGCGCAACTTGCGACGATCAAACAAGCGAAGCAACGCGAACTTGTATCTGCTACTTGA
- a CDS encoding methylenetetrahydrofolate reductase, whose amino-acid sequence MLNNLNGTSLNSLRTAIIQGDFLVTAEVAPPKGSNPAHMVQMAQQLKSRVHAVNITDGSRAVLRMSSLAASVILLQHGIEPICQIACRDRNRIGLQADLMGAYALGIRNILALTGDPVKAGDHVDAKSVFDLESIRLLKLIHKMNSGTDCCDQPLTDGATDLFPGAAVDPQLASWSGLQSRFERKLEAGAQFFQSQLITDFDRLEKFMDQIAKGCGKPIMAGIFLLKSAKNAQFINRCVPGVNIPQHIIDRLEQAKDPLQEGVKIAAEQVQIARELCQGVHMMAVKREDLIPQILDLAGVAPVKKEPVLSMTTQVK is encoded by the coding sequence ATGCTAAATAATTTAAACGGAACTTCTTTAAACTCATTACGCACAGCCATTATTCAGGGTGACTTTCTAGTTACAGCTGAAGTTGCACCTCCTAAAGGTAGCAATCCCGCGCATATGGTGCAAATGGCACAACAACTCAAAAGTCGCGTTCATGCGGTGAATATTACTGATGGTAGCAGGGCAGTTTTGCGGATGTCTTCGCTCGCTGCTTCGGTAATCCTGTTACAACACGGTATTGAGCCAATTTGTCAAATTGCTTGTCGCGATCGCAACCGCATTGGACTGCAAGCCGATCTGATGGGTGCTTATGCGCTCGGTATCCGCAATATTCTAGCGCTCACAGGCGACCCTGTAAAAGCAGGCGATCATGTTGATGCCAAAAGTGTCTTTGACCTTGAATCGATCCGACTGCTCAAATTAATTCATAAAATGAATTCTGGGACGGATTGTTGCGACCAACCTCTCACCGATGGTGCAACTGATTTATTTCCAGGTGCAGCGGTCGATCCACAACTTGCCAGCTGGTCTGGGTTGCAAAGTCGGTTTGAGCGTAAACTTGAAGCTGGGGCGCAGTTTTTCCAAAGTCAGCTAATTACAGATTTTGACCGTCTAGAAAAATTTATGGATCAAATCGCCAAAGGTTGTGGTAAACCAATCATGGCGGGAATCTTTTTATTAAAATCTGCCAAGAATGCCCAATTTATTAATCGCTGCGTTCCTGGTGTCAACATTCCTCAACATATTATCGACCGCTTAGAACAAGCAAAAGATCCTCTGCAAGAAGGAGTCAAAATAGCCGCAGAACAAGTACAAATTGCTCGCGAATTATGTCAAGGTGTCCATATGATGGCAGTCAAGCGTGAAGATTTGATTCCCCAAATTTTAGACTTAGCTGGCGTTGCACCAGTAAAAAAAGAGCCAGTCCTGTCAATGACAACTCAGGTAAAATAG
- a CDS encoding sulfite exporter TauE/SafE family protein yields MRNFWALVWGAVVGVLGGLIGLGGAEFRLPILVSVFHYRTLQAIVINLIVSLVTVTFSFIFRSGVVGLENVTANWAIIINILAGSLIGSYVGVHYATKVNEKVLNRVVVVFLMFLSIVLIGHDLIFSIGVLQIPYLLRIIAGFLAGIIIGIFSSMLGVAGGELIIPTIILVFAVDIKLAGSLSLAISLPTILMGLFKYRSLQQLTGIKSEQKFISFMAVGSILGAFIGSILLRYVSASLLYLILGTILLISALKLARHKPRTL; encoded by the coding sequence ATGAGAAATTTTTGGGCACTTGTTTGGGGTGCAGTAGTAGGAGTACTTGGTGGATTAATTGGGTTAGGAGGTGCAGAGTTTCGCCTACCCATCCTAGTGAGTGTTTTTCACTACCGTACTCTGCAAGCGATCGTCATTAATCTCATCGTGAGCCTGGTGACAGTAACATTTTCATTCATTTTTCGTAGTGGTGTTGTTGGTCTTGAAAACGTAACTGCCAACTGGGCAATAATCATTAATATTCTGGCAGGTTCTTTAATTGGCTCATATGTTGGAGTTCATTATGCAACTAAAGTCAATGAAAAAGTTTTGAATCGAGTTGTTGTCGTTTTTTTAATGTTTCTAAGTATCGTATTAATTGGACACGATCTCATTTTTAGTATTGGAGTTTTACAAATACCATATTTGTTAAGAATCATCGCAGGATTCTTAGCAGGAATTATTATTGGTATCTTCAGCAGTATGCTGGGTGTAGCAGGGGGAGAGTTGATTATCCCTACTATTATTTTAGTGTTTGCTGTTGATATCAAATTAGCAGGAAGTTTAAGTTTAGCAATCAGCCTTCCTACAATTTTGATGGGTTTATTTAAATATAGAAGTTTACAACAATTAACAGGAATAAAATCAGAGCAAAAATTTATTAGTTTTATGGCAGTTGGTTCAATATTAGGTGCATTTATTGGCAGTATTTTATTGAGGTACGTATCAGCTTCGCTGCTGTACCTCATTCTAGGCACGATTTTATTAATATCAGCATTAAAATTAGCAAGGCATAAGCCAAGAACTTTGTAG
- a CDS encoding ATP-binding protein, translating to MNVNVSTSIEIVGRSAQFQQIVEVLARDGNLLIAGVPGCGRRTLVRTAALEVGAIALEVDCIRAIAARQFIELLAETISQNFDSTLLQTWVNTIAKDLFAIHVSENSTHLKLAPAVTPKQLWQAFERLIQLPQLLAEVVDKRVVLILQSFPHLRAWDRNSEWENTLRREIKSQTRVSYVLVATIAEVTHSEDPLEVVELTPLADDVLAVWAREILHTHGLTFDSRSPAIDTFIDAVQGHIGDALTLIRRLVVMHPTDKLIRDEQVHQAIQELLQDLSITFESLLMLLPATQVQLLECLALDPTSKPQSREYIQKHGLSRGGSLQGALIGLQQKGLIYGSEQNYRLALPFFALWLRQRLSE from the coding sequence GTGAATGTAAATGTGTCTACTTCAATTGAAATCGTTGGACGTTCGGCTCAATTTCAACAGATTGTAGAAGTTCTCGCCCGCGATGGAAATCTTTTGATTGCGGGAGTACCAGGGTGTGGAAGGCGAACTTTGGTAAGAACGGCGGCTTTAGAAGTAGGCGCGATCGCTTTAGAGGTAGATTGCATCCGCGCGATCGCAGCAAGGCAATTCATCGAATTACTCGCAGAAACAATTAGTCAAAACTTTGACTCGACGCTGCTGCAAACGTGGGTTAATACAATAGCCAAAGATTTGTTCGCAATCCACGTCAGCGAAAACAGCACTCACTTGAAACTCGCACCTGCGGTAACGCCAAAGCAGCTATGGCAAGCTTTTGAAAGATTAATTCAGCTACCGCAACTTTTAGCCGAAGTCGTTGATAAACGCGTTGTACTGATTTTACAGAGTTTTCCGCACCTCCGCGCATGGGATCGCAATAGCGAATGGGAAAACACGCTAAGACGAGAAATTAAGTCGCAGACGCGTGTCAGCTACGTACTCGTTGCCACAATTGCAGAAGTTACGCACAGCGAAGACCCGTTAGAAGTTGTCGAACTTACGCCTTTAGCAGATGATGTATTGGCAGTGTGGGCGAGAGAAATTTTACATACCCACGGGCTAACATTCGATTCGCGATCGCCTGCAATCGACACTTTCATTGATGCGGTTCAGGGACATATTGGCGATGCATTGACACTGATTCGTCGCCTTGTCGTCATGCATCCTACTGACAAACTCATTCGCGATGAACAAGTACATCAAGCAATTCAAGAGTTATTACAAGACTTATCAATCACCTTTGAGTCATTACTCATGCTTTTACCTGCAACTCAAGTGCAACTTTTAGAATGTCTTGCGTTAGACCCCACAAGTAAACCGCAAAGTCGAGAATACATTCAAAAACACGGGCTTTCGCGTGGCGGAAGTTTACAAGGTGCTTTGATAGGATTACAACAAAAAGGCTTAATCTACGGTTCTGAACAAAATTATCGCCTGGCGCTTCCCTTTTTTGCTTTATGGCTTCGTCAACGGTTAAGTGAGTAG